A window of Lepus europaeus isolate LE1 chromosome 11, mLepTim1.pri, whole genome shotgun sequence contains these coding sequences:
- the LOC133769736 gene encoding proline-rich protein 2-like — protein MPTALAGHGLKRVGADRDPGQQGAPFANPRGAERTPSGHAAVSSAGTGQGAASLEPALGCAPLSRGSSLRPRTDTADRCPAAPASASPQPGRPGTASQQHRARTAPRGSALPARGAPAEGALLPVSCGPPDEGQVLRPRGTASAPSQGPGAGSAAGPNATSRRNPQARPGHSSRRQRLARPRRGGQTQDAAGGPRPRPTRGGAPRPRPTRGDAPRPRPARDPGPPAGAPRPRPARDPGPPAGAPRRRPARDPGPPAETRPDPGPPATPAHPRRRAPTPAHPRERQARPQRPAARAARLTGAGPAAAGGHLAPARRPAPGRATSLGGGPGTHRDPGPLRSTPLRRTNRRGTAETPPAATFSGRPAPPPGPKRRSQSEAAPL, from the exons AtgcccacagccctggctggccaCGGGCTCAAGAGGGTGGGGGCTGACCGGGAcccagggcagcagggagccccCTTCGCCAACCCCCGCGGCGCAGAGCGCACTCCCAGCGGCCACGCCGCAGTCAGCTCTGCAGGCACAGGACAG GGGGCGGCTAGCCTGGAGCCCGCGCTGGGCTGCGCTCCTCTGAGCCGAGGGTCTTCTCTTCGCCCCCGCACGGACACGGCCGACCGGTGCCCGGCAGCACCCGCCTCGGCCTCCCCGCAGCCAGGGCGCCCAGGAACCGCGTCCCAACAGCACCGGGCTCGCACCGCACCCCGGGGCTCCGCGCTGCCGGCTCGGGGCGCCCCGGCCGAGGGGGCCTTGCTTCCGGTCAGCTGCGGGCCCCCCGACGAGGGCCAAGTGCTCCGGCCGCGGGGCAccgcctctgcccccagccagggGCCCGGTGCGGGGTCCGCGGCCGGCCCGAACGCAACTTCCCGCCGGAACCCGCAGGCCCGGCCCGGGCACAGCTCCCGAAGGCAGCGGCTGGCGAGGCCCCGCCGGGGCGGGCAGACCCAGGACGCGGCGGGCGGGCCCCGACCCCGGCCCACGCGCGGCGGAGCGCCCCGACCCCGGCCCACCCGCGGAGACGCGCCCCGACCCCGGCCCGCCCGCGACCCCGGCCCACCCGCGGGAGCGCCCCGTCCCCGGCCCGCCCGCGACCCCGGCCCACCCGCGGGAGCGCCCCGACGCCGGCCCGCCCGCGACCCCGGCCCACCCGCGGAGACGCGCCCCGACCCCGGCCCGCCCGCGACCCCGGCCCACCCGCGGAGACGCGCCCCGACCCCGGCCCACCCGCGGGAGCGCCAAGCTCGCCCACAAAGACCCGCGGCGCGCGCCGCCAGGCTGACCGGTGCGGGTCCCGCGGCCGCCGGTGGACACCTGGCTCCCGCGCGCCGCCCGGCCCCAGGAAGGGCCACGTCCCTGGGCGGCGGCCCCGGCACTCACCGAGACCCCGGCCCGCTCCGCTCCACTCCGCTCCGCCGGACGAACCGCCGCGGGACCGCCGAGACGCCGCCGGCAGCTACTTTCTCCGGCCGGCCCGCCCCGCCTCCTGGCCCGAAGCGCCGCAGCCAATCAGAGGCCGCGCCCCTGTGA
- the KLHL25 gene encoding kelch-like protein 25 — protein sequence MSVSVHETRKSRGSSGSMNITLFHKASHPDCVLAHLNTLRQHRVLTDVTLWAGGRAFPCHRAVLAASSRYFEAMFSHGLRESRDDTVDFQDNLHPEVLELLLDFAYSSRIVINEENAESLLEAGDMLQFPDVRDAAAEFLEKNLLPSNCLGTLLLADAHQCRRLHEFSWRMCLLHFETVCRGDDFHGLSKDALLGLISSDELEAQDERAVLEAVLQWVKHDLERRRAHLPELLHAVRLALLPSDCLREAAAAEALLMADERTRLLVDEALRCKTRILQNDGVVTSPCARPRKAGHTLLILGGQTFMCDKIYQVDHKAKEIIPKADLPSPRKEFSASAIGCKVYVTGGRGSENGVSKDVWVYDTVHEQWSKAAPMLIARFGHGSAELEHCLYVVGGHTALAGVFPASPSVSLKQVERYDPSANKWVMVAPLRDGVSNAAVVSARLKLFVFGGTSIHRDMVSKVQCYDPAENRWSIKAECPQPWRYTAAAVLGSQIFIMGGDTEFTAASAYRFDCESNQWTRVGDMTAKRMSCHALASGNKLYVVGGYFGTQRCKTLDCYDPTSDTWSCVTTVPYSLIPTAFVSTWKHLPA from the coding sequence ATGTCGGTCAGCGTCCATGAGACCCGGAAGTCGCGGGGCAGCTCGGGCTCCATGAACATCACGCTCTTCCACAAGGCCTCGCACCCCGACTGCGTGCTGGCCCACCTCAACACGCTGCGCCAGCACCGCGTGCTCACGGACGTCACGCTCTGGGCCGGCGGCCGCGCCTTCCCCTGCCACCGCGCCGTGCTGGCCGCCTCCAGCCGCTACTTTGAGGCCATGTTTAGCCATGGGCTGCGGGAGAGCCGGGACGACACGGTGGACTTCCAGGACAACCTGCACCCCGAGGTGCTGGAGCTGCTGCTGGACTTCGCCTACTCGTCGCGCATTGTCATCAACGAGGAGAACGCCGAGTCGCTGCTGGAGGCGGGCGACATGCTGCAGTTCCCCGACGTGCGCGACGCCGCGGCCGAGTTCCTGGAGAAGAACCTGCTGCCCTCCAACTGCCTGGGCACGCTGCTGCTGGCCGACGCGCACCAGTGCCGCCGGCTGCACGAGTTCTCCTGGCGCATGTGCCTGCTGCACTTCGAGACCGTGTGCCGGGGCGACGACTTCCACGGGCTGTCCAAGGACGCGCTGCTCGGCCTCATCTCCAGCGACGAGCTGGAGGCCCAGGACGAGCGGGCCGTGCTCGAGGCCGTGCTGCAGTGGGTGAAGCACGACCTGGAGCGGCGCCGGGCGCACCTGCCCGAGCTGCTGCACGCCGTGCggctggccctgctgccctccGACTGCctgcgggaggcggcggcggctgaGGCCCTGCTCATGGCGGACGAGCGCACCCGGCTCCTGGTGGACGAGGCCCTGCGTTGCAAGACCAGGATCCTGCAGAACGACGGCGTGGTCACCAGCCCGTGCGCCCGGCCACGCAAGGCCGGCCACACACTGCTCATCCTGGGCGGGCAGACCTTCATGTGCGACAAGATCTACCAGGTGGACCACAAGGCCAAGGAGATCATCCCCAAGGCCGACCTGCCCAGCCCCCGCAAGGAGTTCAGTGCCTCGGCCATCGGCTGCAAGGTCTACGTGACGGGGGGCCGGGGCTCCGAGAACGGGGTCTCCAAGGACGTGTGGGTGTACGACACTGTGCACGAGCAGTGGTCCAAGGCGGCGCCCATGCTGATCGCGCGCTTCGGCCACGGCTCGGCCGAGCTGGAGCACTGCCTGTACGTGGTGGGTGGCCACACGGCCCTGGCGGGGGTCTTCCCTGCCTCGCCCTCCGTGTCCCTGAAGCAGGTGGAGAGGTACGACCCCAGCGCCAACAAGTGGGTGATGGTGGCCCCGCTGCGGGACGGCGTCAGCAACGCTGCCGTGGTGAGCGCCAGGCTCAAGCTCTTCGTGTTTGGGGGGACCAGCATCCACCGCGACATGGTGTCCAAGGTCCAGTGCTACGACCCCGCGGAGAACCGCTGGAGCATCAAGGCTGAGTGCCCCCAGCCGTGGCGCTACACGGCCGCCGCCGTCCTGGGCAGTCAGATCTTCATCATGGGCGGCGACACGGAGTTCACGGCCGCCTCCGCCTACCGCTTCGACTGCGAGAGCAACCAGTGGACGCGTGTCGGGGACATGACGGCCAAGCGCATGTCCTGCCACGCCCTGGCCTCGGGCAACAAGCTGTACGTGGTGGGGGGCTACTTCGGGACGCAGCGGTGTAAGACCCTGGACTGCTATGACCCCACGTCGGACACGTGGAGCTGCGTCACCACCGTGCCGTACTCGCTCATCCCCACGGCCTTTGTCAGCACCTGGAAGCACCTGCCTGCCTGA